The following coding sequences are from one Lolium rigidum isolate FL_2022 chromosome 6, APGP_CSIRO_Lrig_0.1, whole genome shotgun sequence window:
- the LOC124663770 gene encoding protein FAR1-RELATED SEQUENCE 5-like: MEGMEDNEEHDMVVNETFSSEEEGYKYYNAYAKSKGFGVRKEELTKKPGTNIAFRRLYVCSKEGYRARKHFEKTKRKRTPRPLSRCGCGARMEIEMSMESGEWFVKDFVVEHNHPLAIGDQTTFIRSHRGLNDAQKADAIEYGIGGLRTHEIMEVMEKQHGGPEKVGFVPRDLYNFFAKYKKERIEGRDAEFMLNYMAARQEKDPEFFYKHSTDSEGHPENIFWADAQCRMDYDAFGGVVVFDSTYRVNKYNLPFVPFIGVNHHRSTTVFGFGIVSDEKTKSYVWLLEAFLESAQQ; the protein is encoded by the coding sequence ATGGAGGGCATGGAGGACAATGAAGAGCACGATATGGTGGTTAATGAAACTTTTAGTAGCGAGGAAGAAGGTTACAAGTACTACAATGCATATGCTAAGTCCAAGGGGTTTGGTGTTAGAAAAGAAGAGCTGACTAAGAAGCCAGGCACGAACATAGCTTTCCGGCGTCTTTATGTGTGCTCCAAAGAAGGATATCGGGCAAGGAAGCACTTTGAAAAAACTAAACGAAAACGAACACCTCGGCCACTTTCGCGTTGTGGATGCGGTGCTCGGATGGAGATCGAGATGTCTATGGAAAGTGGAGAATGGTTTGTAAAAGATTTCGTGGTTGAACATAACCATCCACTCGCCATTGGTGATCAGACAACTTTCATAAGGTCTCATCGTGGGTTGAATGACGCTCAAAAGGCTGATGCCATTGAGTATGGGATTGGTGGCCTTCGAACACACGAGATTATGGAAGTAATGGAGAAGCAGCATGGTGGCCCCGAGAAGGTAGGTTTTGTACCTCGGGATCTCTATAATTTTTTTGCCAAGTACAAGAAGGAAAGGATTGAAGGTCGTGATGCTGAATTTATGCTCAATTATATGGCTGCAAGACAAGAGAAAGATCCAGAATTCTTTTACAAGCACAGCACTGATAGTGAAGGGCACCCGGAAAACATATTTTGGGCGGACGCACAGTGTCGGATGGATTACGATGCCTTTGGTGGTGTCGTGGTCTTTGATAGCACATACCGTGTGAACAAATACAATCTTCCGTTTGTCCCCTTCATTGGTGTGAACCACCATCGTAGCACGACTGTGTTTGGATTTGGTATTGTGTCAGATGAGAAAACGAAATCTTATGTGTGGTTGCTTGAAGCATTTTTGGAGTCGGCGCAGCAGTAA